The Rahnella aquatilis CIP 78.65 = ATCC 33071 genomic sequence CCGCTCATGGCAAACTGTGCCGGGTCATAACAGACGGCGTTTTTCCATGAGGCACCGGCAGGCATTTTGCGTAATTTGTAATTGTTCACGGCGTTGACGATCACCGTTTCGCTCAGCGGTCCGTAGGTACAAACCTCATCGCCCAGCGCGTAATCCGTCACCTCACAGCCCTTTTCGCAGACGGTGCCCACCACCATGTTGCCGAGCTGGAATTCGCCGAACACAATACCGCGCGGCGCATCCGCCGGACGGGGTACAAACATGCCCCATTCAGCAGAGAATTCCTCGTCGATAAACGGGCTGACGCCGCGGAAATCCACCACTTCGGTGCCGTGTTTCGGTGCGCCAAATTTCACGCGAATTTTGACTTCATACGCTGCGACCGGGCGGTCCTCATAATCCATCAGTTCAGCCACACGTGGCTGGGTTGCAACCAGTTTTTTCATCGGATATTCCTTCATCTTTCATCAGTCAGTGTGAGTTTTTTACGTCAGCCTTTTACGCCGCCGTCGGTAAGATTGCCTTTAATAAACCGTTCCGAAAGCGCATACATCAGCACCACCGGCAGCGCGGTCACCAGCGAGGCGGCCATCATTCTTCCCCAGACATAATCCGGCGTACTGAACAGCGTATTCAGGCCGACAGGCAGGGTGAAATTGGCCGAGCTGGAAAGGAAAATAGAGGCGAAGAGATAGTCGTTCCACGCCACCATAAAGCAATACACAAATACCGAAATGATGCCCGAGATCGCCAGCGGCACGGTGATGTAGAAGATGATTTGCAGCCGGTTGAGGCCGTCCATCATCGCCGCTTCTTCAATGTCGTGAGGAATGGTGTCGAAGTAACTTTTCAGCATGAACACCGCGGTCGGTAAAGTCTGGACCACCATGGTGATCACCAGCGCGGTAGTCGTATCGTAGAGTCCCAGCGCCGAAATAATTTTAAACAGCGGCACCACCAGCAAAATGCCGGAAAACATATAGACGGTATAAAAGCTGGCGTTAATCGTGACGCGCCCTTTAAAACGCAGCCGCGACAACGCATAAGCGCCAAGAATGCCGAAGAACACGGCGATCACCGACGCCAGCACCGACACGGTCAGGCTGTTTTTAAAATAACTGAGGAACGGGAAAATCTGCGGATTGAAAATATCCACGTAATGATGGAAATCCCATTCCTGCGGGAACAACGTCGGATGACGGGAAATCGCCTCTTTACTGCTTTTGAACGAGGTCATCAGCATGATGAAAAAAGGAAATAACATCGCGCCAAGAAAAATCAGCAGGCTGGCATAAAAGCCCGCTTTGCCCAGGATCTTGCGGTTAGTTGCTGCCATTGATATTCACCCGTTTTCTGGCAAGAAGGATCACGATAAAGATCAGGGCAAACAGCACCATGGATATGGCGGCGGCTTTCCCTAAATCGTTAAAGGCAAAGGCGGTTTTATAGAGATACACACCCAGAATGTTGACCTTGTTGGTCAGCAGGTAGACGTCGGCAAACATGTAGAACATCCAGATCGCGCGCAGCGTGACCACCGTTGCCAGTACCGGCATGATGGCGGGCAGCGTGACGATGCGAAATTTCTGCCAGGCATTGGCGCCGTCCATACCTGCGGCTTCGTACAGCGATTTATCGACGGTCTGCAAAATCGCCAGAAACGAAATAAACGCGTAGGGGAAGTAGCGCCAGATGGCGAACAGCACCACCAGAACGAAGCTGCTGACCGGATTGTCGAACCACAGCGGGGCATCGTCGAACAGGTGCAGCATGTCAGCACCGATCACATTCACAATGCCGTAGCCGTTGTTGAACATGTATTTCCAGGCGAATACCAGCGAAATGGAAGGCGTGACGTAGGACAATATCACCAGCGATCGCGCCGTTTTGCGAAAGCGGAACTCACGGTTAAAAAACAGCGCGACGCCCAGCCCCAGCCCGGTACTGCCCGCGACGACCAGCGCGGTGTACC encodes the following:
- a CDS encoding carbohydrate ABC transporter permease, which translates into the protein MAATNRKILGKAGFYASLLIFLGAMLFPFFIMLMTSFKSSKEAISRHPTLFPQEWDFHHYVDIFNPQIFPFLSYFKNSLTVSVLASVIAVFFGILGAYALSRLRFKGRVTINASFYTVYMFSGILLVVPLFKIISALGLYDTTTALVITMVVQTLPTAVFMLKSYFDTIPHDIEEAAMMDGLNRLQIIFYITVPLAISGIISVFVYCFMVAWNDYLFASIFLSSSANFTLPVGLNTLFSTPDYVWGRMMAASLVTALPVVLMYALSERFIKGNLTDGGVKG
- a CDS encoding carbohydrate ABC transporter permease; protein product: MKSRKFNHSDGRFALLLLAPSIFLLGLLVAYPMLSNIQISFLQIPLNPRLDNRFVGLDNYLSILSDPGFYHSLWVTFWYTALVVAGSTGLGLGVALFFNREFRFRKTARSLVILSYVTPSISLVFAWKYMFNNGYGIVNVIGADMLHLFDDAPLWFDNPVSSFVLVVLFAIWRYFPYAFISFLAILQTVDKSLYEAAGMDGANAWQKFRIVTLPAIMPVLATVVTLRAIWMFYMFADVYLLTNKVNILGVYLYKTAFAFNDLGKAAAISMVLFALIFIVILLARKRVNINGSN